The following are encoded together in the Actinoplanes sp. N902-109 genome:
- the hemC gene encoding hydroxymethylbilane synthase has product MTAPLRLGTRGSKLALAQSQMVADELTRRTGVPVELVRIVTPGDRSAAPVAQLGVGVFVSALRDALLAKDIDFAVHSYKDLPTGPHPTLHIAAVPAREDPRDALIARGGRTLAELPPGATVGTGAVRRIAQLHALGLQLQVTPIRGNIDSRIARTLGPEADLDAVVIARAGVARIGRTAEIAETLDPMLMLPAPAQGALAVECRSGDADLVELLGVLDHAPSRTAVTAERAMLATLEAGCSAPVAAHAELAEGENGDEIYLRGAVISPDGARAVRLSRTGTPAGAAEIGKALAADLLEAGADTLMGSTE; this is encoded by the coding sequence GTGACCGCCCCGCTGCGCCTCGGCACCCGTGGCAGCAAGCTCGCCCTCGCCCAGAGCCAGATGGTCGCCGACGAGCTGACCCGGCGCACCGGCGTGCCGGTCGAGCTGGTCCGCATCGTCACCCCCGGTGACCGCTCCGCCGCGCCGGTCGCGCAGCTCGGGGTCGGGGTGTTCGTGTCCGCCCTGCGTGACGCGCTGCTGGCCAAGGACATCGACTTCGCGGTGCACTCCTACAAGGACCTGCCGACCGGACCGCACCCGACGCTGCACATCGCCGCCGTGCCGGCCCGGGAGGATCCGCGCGACGCGCTGATCGCTCGCGGCGGCCGGACCCTCGCCGAGCTCCCGCCGGGCGCCACCGTCGGCACCGGCGCGGTGCGCCGAATCGCGCAACTGCACGCTTTGGGCCTACAGTTGCAGGTCACGCCGATCCGCGGCAACATCGACAGCCGCATCGCAAGGACTCTCGGCCCCGAGGCCGACCTCGATGCAGTGGTCATCGCGCGGGCCGGAGTGGCGCGGATCGGCCGCACGGCCGAGATCGCGGAGACGCTGGACCCGATGCTCATGCTGCCCGCCCCGGCCCAGGGTGCGCTGGCGGTGGAGTGCCGGTCCGGCGACGCAGACCTGGTCGAGCTCCTGGGGGTTCTCGACCATGCACCGTCCCGCACCGCCGTCACGGCGGAGCGGGCGATGCTGGCCACGCTCGAGGCCGGATGCTCCGCTCCGGTCGCGGCACACGCCGAGCTCGCCGAAGGCGAGAACGGCGACGAGATCTACCTGCGCGGTGCGGTGATCAGCCCGGACGGGGCCCGAGCTGTCCGGCTGTCGCGCACCGGTACGCCCGCCGGCGCGGCGGAGATCGGCAAGGCGCTCGCCGCCGATCTCCTCGAGGCCGGCGCCGACACCCTGATGGGGAGCACAGAATGA
- a CDS encoding HAD family hydrolase: protein MARTHLVWDWNGTLLDDLSLVVDSTNQTFAAVGGRSVDADEHRSRFRRPVAEFYAEILDRAVTAEEFDELDRIFHQAYRVGLTTIPLAADAERAIKAWSGTQSLLSMWFHDELIPAVESRGLAGVFARIDGRPTEVDGGLKAGHLARHLAALGVAGTDCVLIGDSVDDADAAASVGAAVVLYTGGFTDPVRLRAAGVPVADSLLDAVSVARSL from the coding sequence GTGGCGCGTACTCATCTTGTCTGGGACTGGAACGGAACCCTGCTCGACGACCTGAGCCTGGTGGTCGACTCGACGAATCAAACCTTTGCCGCCGTGGGCGGGCGCAGCGTTGACGCCGACGAGCACCGCTCGCGGTTCCGTCGCCCGGTTGCCGAGTTCTATGCCGAGATCCTCGACCGGGCTGTCACCGCGGAGGAGTTCGACGAGCTGGACCGGATCTTCCACCAGGCGTACCGGGTCGGCCTGACCACGATCCCGCTGGCCGCCGACGCGGAACGGGCGATCAAGGCGTGGTCCGGCACCCAGTCGCTGCTGTCCATGTGGTTCCACGACGAGTTGATCCCGGCGGTCGAGTCGCGCGGGCTGGCCGGGGTGTTCGCCCGCATCGACGGGCGGCCCACCGAGGTCGACGGCGGGCTCAAGGCCGGCCACCTGGCCCGGCACCTGGCCGCGCTCGGCGTGGCCGGCACCGACTGCGTGCTGATCGGCGACTCGGTCGACGACGCCGACGCGGCCGCTTCGGTGGGTGCGGCGGTGGTGCTCTACACCGGCGGGTTCACCGACCCGGTGCGGCTGCGGGCGGCGGGTGTGCCGGTGGCCGATTCGCTCCTGGATGCGGTGTCCGTCGCCCGATCACTGTGA
- a CDS encoding glutamyl-tRNA reductase, with protein MNLLSVGASYRTADIGTLERLSIAGSDIPSVLQKLVAQPYVGEAVVLSTCNRVEIYAAVTGFHGGLGDVCSVLAEESGIEANDLAGHLYVHYDEAAVRHSFRVSSGLESMVVGEAQILGQLRDAYHAATEADSAGRLLHELMQQTLRVGKRAHAETGIDRAGQSVVTAALEVAADAFGGDLSGRRGLVIGAGAMGALSVATLTRSGVGPLRITNRGADRAARLAEAYGATAVPFESLDTALAEADLVVCATAATEPVLTADRLADRERPLVVLDLAVPRDVSPAVAELPNVTVVDIDGLAASRRTLPAAADTAAVEQIVSAEVEHFLGWMRGAEIAPTVAALRTRADEVVTAELRKLSSRRPEFTDEQRADVARTLHRVVQQLLHSPTVRVRQLAAEPGGDQYAALLRELFDLDVPHATTTTQANAVPQIGGKA; from the coding sequence GTGAATCTGCTCAGCGTCGGTGCGTCGTATCGGACGGCCGACATCGGCACCCTCGAGCGGCTGTCCATCGCCGGGTCGGACATCCCGTCGGTGCTGCAGAAACTCGTCGCACAGCCGTATGTCGGCGAGGCCGTCGTGCTGTCGACCTGCAACCGGGTCGAGATCTATGCCGCGGTCACCGGCTTCCACGGCGGTCTCGGCGACGTCTGCTCCGTGCTCGCCGAGGAGTCCGGCATCGAGGCCAACGATCTCGCCGGGCACCTCTACGTGCACTACGACGAGGCGGCCGTGCGCCACTCGTTCCGGGTGTCCTCGGGTCTCGAGTCGATGGTCGTCGGCGAGGCGCAGATCCTCGGCCAGCTGCGTGACGCCTACCACGCGGCCACCGAGGCCGACTCGGCCGGCCGGCTGCTGCACGAGCTCATGCAGCAGACGCTGCGGGTCGGCAAGCGCGCGCACGCCGAGACCGGCATCGACCGGGCCGGGCAGAGCGTGGTCACCGCCGCCCTGGAGGTCGCGGCTGATGCGTTCGGCGGCGACCTGAGCGGGCGTCGGGGCCTGGTGATCGGCGCCGGTGCGATGGGCGCGCTGTCGGTGGCCACCCTCACCCGCTCCGGGGTCGGGCCGCTGCGGATCACCAACCGCGGCGCCGACCGGGCGGCCCGGCTGGCCGAGGCGTACGGCGCCACGGCCGTGCCGTTCGAGTCGCTCGACACCGCCCTGGCCGAGGCCGACCTCGTGGTTTGCGCCACAGCCGCGACCGAGCCGGTGCTCACCGCCGACCGTCTCGCGGACCGCGAACGCCCGCTCGTCGTGCTCGATCTCGCGGTGCCGCGCGACGTCTCGCCGGCGGTTGCCGAGCTGCCGAACGTGACCGTGGTGGATATCGACGGGCTGGCCGCCAGCCGCCGCACGCTGCCCGCCGCGGCCGACACCGCAGCCGTCGAGCAGATCGTGTCCGCCGAGGTGGAGCACTTCCTCGGGTGGATGCGCGGGGCCGAGATCGCCCCCACCGTGGCCGCCCTGCGCACCCGCGCCGACGAGGTCGTCACGGCCGAGCTGCGCAAGCTCTCCAGCCGCCGGCCGGAGTTCACCGATGAGCAGCGCGCCGACGTCGCCCGCACCCTGCACCGGGTGGTCCAGCAGCTGCTGCACTCGCCCACCGTCCGGGTCCGCCAACTTGCGGCCGAGCCCGGCGGCGACCAATATGCGGCCCTGTTGCGTGAGTTGTTCGACCTCGACGTCCCGCACGCGACCACCACCACCCAGGCCAACGCCGTGCCGCAGATCGGAGGGAAAGCGTGA
- the hemB gene encoding porphobilinogen synthase produces the protein MSFPDIRPRRLRRTAALRRLVEETRVAPAELVLPLFVKEGLAEPRPIASLPGIVQHSRESLRKAAHEAVRAGVGGIMIYGVPLNEHKDETGSCGLDPDGILNVAIRDVVAEVGDSSVVMSDLCLDEFTSHGHCGVLTADGSVDNDATLELYARMGVAQAEAGAHFLGTSGMMDGQVGVVRRALDQAGHHDVGVLAYAAKYAGAFYGPFREAVESTLQGDRRTYQQSPGNLREALREVDLDVAEGADMVMVKPALPYLDVVAAVRERVTVPVAAYQVSGEYAMVEAAAANGWIDREAVMLESLTSIKRAGAQIILTYWATEAAQLLRDRI, from the coding sequence ATGTCGTTCCCCGACATTCGCCCGCGCCGGCTGCGGCGCACGGCCGCACTCCGCCGCCTGGTGGAGGAGACCCGGGTCGCCCCGGCCGAGCTGGTGCTGCCGCTGTTCGTCAAGGAAGGCCTGGCCGAGCCCCGGCCGATCGCGTCGCTGCCGGGGATCGTCCAGCACTCCCGTGAGTCGCTGCGCAAGGCGGCTCATGAGGCGGTGCGTGCGGGCGTCGGCGGCATCATGATCTACGGCGTGCCGCTCAACGAGCACAAGGACGAGACCGGCTCCTGCGGCCTCGACCCCGACGGCATCCTCAACGTGGCGATCCGCGACGTGGTAGCTGAGGTCGGCGACTCCTCGGTCGTGATGAGCGACCTGTGCCTCGACGAGTTCACCTCGCACGGCCACTGCGGCGTGCTCACCGCCGACGGCAGCGTCGACAACGACGCCACCCTGGAGCTCTACGCCCGGATGGGCGTCGCGCAGGCCGAGGCCGGGGCGCACTTCCTGGGCACCTCCGGGATGATGGACGGCCAGGTCGGCGTGGTCCGCCGCGCCCTCGACCAGGCCGGTCACCACGACGTCGGCGTCCTCGCCTACGCGGCCAAGTACGCGGGCGCCTTCTACGGCCCGTTCCGCGAGGCCGTGGAGTCGACGCTGCAGGGCGACCGCCGCACCTACCAGCAGAGCCCCGGCAACTTGCGGGAGGCGCTGCGCGAGGTGGACCTGGACGTCGCCGAGGGTGCCGACATGGTGATGGTCAAGCCGGCCCTGCCCTACCTCGACGTGGTGGCCGCCGTGCGCGAGCGGGTCACCGTCCCGGTCGCCGCTTACCAGGTCTCGGGCGAGTACGCGATGGTCGAGGCGGCTGCGGCGAACGGCTGGATCGACCGGGAAGCTGTGATGCTGGAGAGCCTCACGTCGATCAAGCGGGCGGGCGCCCAGATCATCCTCACCTACTGGGCCACCGAGGCTGCGCAGCTGCTGCGCGACCGGATCTGA
- a CDS encoding redox-sensing transcriptional repressor Rex, producing MSQQRHGNTPGDAGAVPAFPDLPEATIARLPEYLRALHNLADSGSDTISSEGLAAAAGVNSAKLRKDLSHLGSYGTRGVGYDVTLLIDQIEYILGLDQRRAVALVGVGNLGHALAGYAGFASRGFRIVALFDADLEQVGKPINGLPVRHVSELRAAVVEEGITIGVISTPPSAAQGVADDLVAAGVTSILNFAPCVLSVPAGVDVRKVDLAIELQILSFHEHRKASLTALPGGRDDQSGNQEAVGS from the coding sequence ATGAGTCAGCAGCGTCATGGAAACACGCCCGGCGATGCCGGCGCAGTGCCCGCGTTTCCGGACCTCCCGGAGGCGACGATCGCGCGACTGCCGGAATACCTCCGCGCTCTGCACAATCTCGCGGATTCCGGTTCCGACACGATCTCCAGCGAGGGGCTCGCCGCCGCGGCCGGCGTCAACTCCGCAAAACTGCGCAAGGATCTCTCCCACCTCGGCTCCTACGGCACCCGTGGGGTCGGCTACGACGTCACCCTGCTGATCGACCAGATCGAGTACATCCTCGGTCTCGACCAGCGCCGGGCGGTCGCCCTGGTCGGCGTCGGCAACCTGGGCCACGCGCTGGCCGGTTACGCCGGCTTCGCCAGCCGTGGGTTCCGCATCGTCGCGCTCTTCGACGCCGACCTCGAGCAGGTCGGCAAGCCGATCAACGGGCTGCCCGTACGGCACGTGAGCGAGCTGCGCGCGGCCGTCGTCGAGGAGGGCATCACCATCGGGGTCATCTCGACCCCGCCGAGCGCCGCGCAGGGCGTGGCCGACGATCTGGTGGCCGCGGGGGTCACCAGCATCCTCAACTTCGCCCCCTGCGTGCTCTCGGTGCCGGCCGGGGTCGACGTCCGCAAGGTCGACCTGGCCATCGAATTGCAGATCTTGTCTTTCCACGAGCACCGCAAAGCCTCGCTGACCGCCCTGCCCGGCGGTCGCGACGACCAGAGCGGCAACCAGGAGGCGGTCGGGTCGTGA
- a CDS encoding uroporphyrinogen-III synthase, giving the protein MTTRTARNRAGRIAFVGAGPGDPGLLTRRAHDTLADADQVVYDRGVPESLLAAIRAEAKDDTQFSPAEGAPGDVAKVLLSAAKSGLSAVHLVAGDPFGHESVVNEVQAVARTAVHFEVVPGIGQAEGVATYAGVPLPAVRTAADVDDVTALDFDALAAAALKGSFAVAVDAGDLAAVRDGLLASGVEPGTPVGVTGDGTGETQYTTTSTVDSFVAAALGFTGRVVLTVGGDVAERDKLSWWENRPLYGWKVLVPRTKEQAGAMSARLRAYGAIPCEVPTIAVEPPRTPAQMERAVKGLVDGRYAWVVFTSVNAVRAVWEKFGEHGLDARHFGGVKIACIGEATADAVRAFGIQPELIPADDQSSEGLLAEFSPHDEILDPVGRVLLPRADIATETLAAGLIERGWEVDDVTAYRTVRAAPPPADIRDAIKSGGFDAVLFTSSSTVRNLVGIAGKPHARTVVAVIGPKTAETATEFGLRVDVQPQHASVPDLVEALASYAVELREKLAAMPAKQRRGSKVQGPTALRFR; this is encoded by the coding sequence ATGACCACCCGCACCGCCCGCAACCGCGCCGGACGCATCGCGTTCGTCGGCGCCGGACCCGGCGACCCGGGGCTGCTGACGCGCCGGGCCCACGACACCCTCGCCGACGCCGACCAGGTCGTCTACGACCGCGGCGTCCCCGAGTCACTGCTTGCCGCGATCCGGGCGGAGGCCAAGGACGACACCCAGTTCAGCCCGGCCGAGGGCGCGCCCGGCGACGTTGCCAAGGTGCTGCTGTCGGCGGCCAAGTCCGGCCTCTCCGCCGTCCACCTGGTGGCCGGCGACCCGTTCGGGCACGAGTCCGTGGTCAACGAGGTGCAGGCGGTGGCCCGCACCGCGGTGCACTTCGAGGTGGTCCCGGGCATCGGCCAGGCCGAGGGCGTGGCGACTTACGCCGGCGTCCCGCTGCCGGCCGTGCGCACGGCGGCCGACGTCGACGACGTGACCGCGCTCGACTTCGACGCGCTGGCCGCCGCGGCCCTCAAGGGCTCGTTCGCGGTGGCGGTGGACGCGGGTGACCTCGCGGCCGTCCGCGACGGTCTGCTCGCCTCGGGCGTCGAGCCGGGCACCCCGGTCGGCGTGACCGGCGACGGCACCGGCGAGACCCAGTACACCACCACGTCGACCGTCGACAGCTTCGTGGCGGCGGCGCTCGGCTTCACCGGCCGCGTGGTGCTCACCGTCGGCGGCGACGTCGCGGAGCGCGACAAGCTGAGCTGGTGGGAGAACCGCCCGCTGTACGGCTGGAAGGTGCTCGTGCCCCGGACCAAGGAGCAGGCGGGGGCGATGAGTGCCCGGCTGCGCGCGTACGGGGCGATCCCGTGCGAGGTCCCCACCATCGCCGTCGAGCCGCCGCGCACCCCCGCGCAGATGGAACGAGCGGTCAAGGGCCTGGTCGACGGCCGCTACGCCTGGGTCGTCTTCACCTCGGTCAACGCGGTGCGGGCGGTCTGGGAGAAGTTCGGCGAGCACGGCCTGGACGCCCGGCACTTCGGTGGCGTCAAGATCGCCTGCATCGGTGAGGCCACCGCCGACGCGGTCCGCGCGTTCGGCATCCAGCCCGAGCTCATCCCGGCCGACGACCAGTCCAGCGAGGGCCTGCTGGCCGAGTTCTCGCCGCACGACGAGATCCTCGACCCGGTCGGCCGGGTGCTGCTGCCGCGGGCCGACATCGCCACCGAGACGCTGGCCGCGGGTCTGATCGAGCGCGGCTGGGAGGTCGACGACGTCACGGCCTACCGCACCGTCCGGGCCGCCCCGCCGCCCGCCGACATCCGCGACGCCATCAAATCCGGTGGCTTCGACGCGGTGCTGTTCACCTCGTCCTCGACGGTGCGCAACCTCGTCGGCATCGCGGGCAAGCCGCACGCCCGCACCGTGGTCGCCGTGATCGGCCCCAAGACCGCCGAGACGGCCACCGAGTTCGGCCTGCGGGTCGACGTCCAGCCGCAGCACGCCTCCGTTCCCGACCTGGTCGAGGCGCTGGCGTCGTACGCGGTGGAGTTGCGCGAGAAGCTGGCCGCCATGCCGGCCAAGCAGCGCCGCGGCTCCAAGGTTCAGGGTCCGACGGCCCTGCGCTTCCGCTGA